A single Thiohalobacter thiocyanaticus DNA region contains:
- a CDS encoding DUF3683 domain-containing protein — protein MTSTPARIREIPYNYTSFSDREIVIRFLGVEMWEVLNELRGERQTGRSARMLFEVLGDMWVIYRNPYIQDDLLDNRRRWGSLTHALHHRLDQIEARADGNDKALRLAGAAREAVRRFEAWFPRTRELRKRIRRRLGRITRKDNIDFGGLARVSHATDATDWRVEMPFVVVNPDTEEEVGPIIQACLELGLAIIPRGGGTGYTGSAVPLVDESVVINLEKLEALGPVEQMELEGVDGKVATIRTGAGVVTRRVAEAAEAAGFVFAVDPTSQDASTIGGNVAMNAGGKKAVMWGTTLDNLVSWRMVTPDANWMEVERLNHNLGKIHDQETVSFRIRRFGPDGRTEIAEPELLEMPGRSLRKEGLGKDVTDKFLGGLPGVQKEGCDGIITSARFVLHRMPAHTRTLCLEFFGSDLHKAVPAIVETKDYLDAHAEVTLSGLEHLDERYVKAVNYSTKAPRRELPKMVLLVDVSGDDEDRVAEAASQVVRMANARGAEGFIATSPEARRRFWLDRSRTAAIAAHTNAFKINEDVVIPLERLAEYQEGIERINIEYSTRNKLRMIDAVLEYLAGELEELRNDPDFEDSEENRQIEADKKAAAREHLQTVRSRWLAILDHMDDSAQEQDALLDEPARAARQSTDALLNLLLRRDLRISYRNEVAAPLREIFAGREWDALMRRLDAIHSDIRSSRLFVATHMHAGDGNVHTNIPVNSNDYQMLREADQIVDRVMQLARALNGVISGEHGIGLTKIQYLEPEAIEAFASYKQKVDPEGRFNTGKLLAGSGLANAYTPSLRLVQQEALLLEESELGTLNDSISNCLRCGKCKPVCTTHVPRANLLYSPRNKILGTGLIIEAFLYEEQTRRGLSVQHFDEMNDVADHCTICHRCLNPCPVDIDFGDVSITMRSILRDRGQKRFSPATFAAMTYLNVTDPRTIKLIRKLMIEWGYRGQRWAYQLAKRLPLMQKKAPPAATSKPMTVTEQVINFIRKPMPDDIPHETMRAQLGLEDDKLVPILRDPGKVDDDSDAVFYFPGCGSERLFSQIGMATLAMLYEVGAQTVLPPGYLCCGYPQKAGGQTEKGRKITTDNRVLFHRVANTLNYMDIKTVVVSCGTCMDQLMEYQFDRIFPGCRLLDIHEYLMEKGISTEGVEGVQYLYHDPCHTPMKKHQPTQVAEKLLGQSVQLSDRCCGEAGTFAVSRPDIATQVRFRKQEEIEKGIEQLTGEKQVRNGNVKMLTSCPACQQGLSRYADDTGIETDYIVMELANRMLGDGWQKRFIDRVKEGGVERVLL, from the coding sequence ATGACCAGTACACCCGCTCGCATCCGCGAGATCCCCTACAACTACACCTCCTTCTCCGACCGCGAAATCGTCATCCGCTTTCTCGGCGTGGAGATGTGGGAGGTGCTGAACGAGTTGCGGGGCGAGCGCCAGACCGGCCGCTCGGCGCGCATGCTGTTCGAGGTGCTGGGCGACATGTGGGTGATCTATCGCAACCCCTATATCCAGGACGATCTGCTGGATAACCGCCGGCGCTGGGGCTCGCTGACCCATGCCCTGCATCACCGCCTGGACCAGATCGAGGCGCGCGCCGACGGCAACGACAAGGCTCTGCGCCTGGCCGGCGCGGCGCGTGAGGCGGTGCGCCGGTTCGAGGCCTGGTTCCCTCGGACCCGCGAGTTGCGCAAGCGCATCCGCCGCCGGCTGGGGCGCATCACCCGCAAGGACAACATCGATTTCGGTGGTCTGGCCCGCGTCTCGCACGCCACCGACGCCACCGACTGGCGTGTGGAGATGCCGTTCGTGGTGGTCAACCCGGACACCGAGGAGGAGGTCGGCCCCATCATCCAGGCCTGCCTGGAGCTGGGCCTGGCCATCATCCCGCGCGGCGGCGGCACCGGCTACACCGGCAGCGCCGTGCCGCTGGTGGACGAGTCCGTCGTGATCAATCTGGAGAAGCTCGAAGCGCTCGGCCCGGTCGAGCAGATGGAACTGGAGGGCGTGGACGGCAAGGTCGCCACCATCCGTACCGGCGCCGGCGTGGTCACCCGCCGCGTGGCCGAGGCGGCCGAGGCGGCCGGCTTCGTGTTCGCGGTCGACCCCACCTCGCAGGACGCCTCCACCATCGGCGGCAATGTCGCCATGAACGCCGGCGGCAAGAAGGCGGTCATGTGGGGCACCACGCTGGACAACCTGGTGTCCTGGCGCATGGTCACGCCGGATGCCAACTGGATGGAGGTCGAGCGGCTCAACCACAACCTGGGCAAGATCCACGATCAGGAGACGGTGAGCTTCCGCATCCGCCGTTTCGGCCCGGACGGCAGAACCGAGATCGCCGAGCCCGAACTGCTGGAGATGCCGGGCCGCAGTCTGCGCAAGGAAGGCCTCGGCAAGGACGTAACCGACAAGTTCCTCGGCGGCCTGCCCGGGGTGCAGAAGGAAGGCTGCGACGGCATCATCACCTCGGCGCGCTTCGTGCTGCACCGGATGCCGGCGCACACCCGCACCCTGTGCCTGGAGTTCTTCGGCAGCGACCTGCATAAGGCGGTGCCCGCCATCGTCGAGACCAAGGACTATCTGGATGCCCATGCGGAGGTGACCCTGTCCGGTCTGGAGCACCTGGACGAGCGCTATGTGAAGGCGGTCAACTACAGCACCAAGGCGCCGCGCCGCGAGCTGCCCAAGATGGTGCTGCTGGTGGATGTCTCCGGCGATGACGAGGACCGGGTGGCCGAGGCCGCCTCGCAGGTGGTGCGCATGGCCAATGCCCGCGGCGCCGAAGGCTTCATCGCCACCAGCCCGGAGGCGCGGCGCCGCTTCTGGCTCGACCGCAGCCGCACCGCCGCCATCGCCGCCCACACCAATGCCTTCAAGATCAACGAGGATGTGGTCATCCCGCTGGAGCGCCTGGCCGAGTACCAGGAGGGCATCGAGCGCATCAACATCGAGTACTCCACACGCAACAAGCTGCGCATGATCGACGCGGTGCTGGAATACCTCGCCGGCGAGCTGGAGGAACTGCGCAACGATCCCGATTTCGAGGACAGCGAGGAGAACCGCCAGATCGAGGCCGACAAGAAGGCCGCCGCCCGCGAGCACCTGCAGACGGTGCGCAGCCGCTGGCTGGCCATCCTGGATCACATGGATGACTCCGCCCAGGAGCAGGATGCGCTGCTGGACGAGCCCGCCCGCGCCGCGCGCCAGTCCACGGATGCGCTGCTGAACCTGCTGCTGCGCCGCGACCTGCGCATCTCCTACCGCAACGAGGTGGCCGCGCCGCTGCGCGAGATCTTCGCCGGCCGCGAATGGGATGCGCTCATGCGCCGGCTGGACGCGATTCACAGCGACATCCGTTCCAGCCGTCTGTTCGTCGCCACCCACATGCATGCCGGCGACGGCAATGTGCACACCAATATCCCGGTCAACTCCAACGACTACCAGATGCTGCGCGAGGCCGACCAGATCGTCGACCGGGTGATGCAGCTGGCGCGCGCCCTCAATGGCGTGATCTCGGGCGAACACGGCATCGGCCTGACCAAGATCCAGTACCTGGAGCCGGAGGCCATCGAGGCCTTCGCGAGCTACAAACAGAAGGTCGACCCCGAGGGCCGCTTCAACACCGGCAAGCTGCTGGCCGGCTCGGGCCTGGCCAACGCCTACACCCCCTCGTTGCGTCTGGTGCAGCAGGAGGCGCTGCTACTGGAGGAAAGCGAGCTGGGCACGCTCAACGATTCCATCAGCAACTGCCTGCGCTGCGGCAAGTGCAAGCCGGTGTGCACCACCCATGTGCCGCGCGCCAACCTGCTGTACTCGCCGCGCAACAAGATCCTGGGTACCGGGCTGATCATCGAGGCCTTCCTGTACGAGGAGCAGACCCGGCGCGGCCTGTCGGTGCAGCACTTCGACGAGATGAACGACGTCGCCGACCACTGCACCATCTGCCACAGGTGCCTCAATCCCTGCCCGGTGGACATCGACTTCGGCGATGTCAGCATCACCATGCGCAGCATCCTGCGTGACCGTGGCCAGAAGCGTTTCAGCCCGGCCACCTTCGCGGCCATGACCTATCTCAACGTCACCGACCCGCGCACCATCAAGCTGATCCGCAAGCTGATGATCGAATGGGGCTACAGGGGGCAGCGCTGGGCCTACCAGCTGGCGAAGCGCCTGCCGCTGATGCAGAAGAAGGCGCCGCCGGCGGCGACCTCCAAGCCGATGACGGTGACCGAGCAGGTGATCAACTTCATCCGCAAGCCGATGCCCGACGATATCCCGCACGAGACCATGCGCGCCCAGCTCGGGCTGGAGGACGACAAGCTGGTGCCCATCCTGCGCGACCCGGGCAAGGTCGACGACGATTCCGATGCGGTGTTCTATTTCCCCGGCTGCGGCTCGGAGCGCCTGTTCAGCCAGATCGGCATGGCCACGCTCGCCATGCTGTATGAGGTCGGCGCCCAGACGGTGCTGCCGCCCGGCTACCTGTGCTGCGGCTACCCGCAGAAGGCCGGCGGCCAGACCGAGAAGGGACGGAAGATCACCACCGACAACCGGGTGCTGTTCCACCGTGTGGCCAACACCCTGAACTATATGGACATCAAGACGGTGGTGGTCTCCTGCGGTACCTGCATGGATCAGCTGATGGAGTATCAGTTCGACCGGATCTTCCCCGGCTGCCGGCTGCTGGATATCCATGAGTACCTGATGGAGAAGGGCATCTCGACGGAAGGCGTGGAGGGCGTGCAGTACCTGTACCACGACCCCTGCCACACCCCGATGAAGAAGCACCAGCCCACCCAGGTGGCGGAGAAGCTACTGGGTCAGTCGGTGCAGCTTTCCGATCGCTGCTGCGGGGAGGCCGGCACCTTCGCCGTGTCGCGTCCGGATATCGCCACCCAGGTGCGCTTCCGCAAGCAGGAGGAGATCGAGAAGGGCATCGAGCAGCTCACCGGCGAGAAACAGGTGCGCAACGGCAACGTCAAGATGCTCACCTCCTGCCCCGCCTGTCAGCAGGGCCTGTCGCGCTACGCCGACGACACCGGCATCGAGACGGACTACATCGTCATGGAACTGGCCAACCGCATGCTGGGCGACGGCTGGCAGAAGCGTTTCATCGACCGGGTGAAGGAAGGCGGGGTGGAGCGGGTGCTGCTGTAG
- a CDS encoding porin, whose protein sequence is MDKKLLSTAIAGALAASMSVAANADVTLFGHLDTSLDYTDISGGTDDINMNCTTCSVGVKGSEDLGNGLKAIFKLDFQFDMTERNPSGGAGNSANNAITDRDQWLGLDGGFGKIRFGTISTGYKSTGAMIDPLYRTSLQARDHGLQSSGHTGVGENGRGRMENHVRWDSPSMGGFQAIVDYSFDSNDVDADDGDDTYALTGLYNNGPILAYASYITNDHGNEDSAWKVGGSYAMGSFKVFGQYEGDDGLLSNPEVKPNNIDGADVWHLGGTFTMGNNMLYAAYGQGDDDSTAVDTGYDSWTLAATHSMSKRTMVYVGYNNIDADAGGEQDKFSLGVKHKF, encoded by the coding sequence ATGGACAAGAAGCTTCTTTCTACCGCGATCGCCGGCGCCCTGGCCGCTTCCATGAGCGTGGCCGCCAACGCTGACGTCACCCTGTTCGGTCACCTGGACACCAGCCTGGACTACACCGATATTTCCGGCGGTACCGATGACATCAACATGAACTGCACCACCTGCTCCGTCGGCGTCAAGGGCTCCGAGGATCTGGGCAACGGTCTGAAGGCTATCTTCAAGCTGGACTTCCAGTTCGACATGACTGAGCGCAACCCCTCGGGTGGTGCCGGCAACAGCGCCAACAACGCCATCACCGATCGTGACCAGTGGCTGGGTCTGGACGGCGGCTTCGGCAAGATCCGCTTCGGCACCATCAGCACCGGCTACAAGAGCACCGGCGCCATGATCGACCCGCTGTACCGCACCAGCCTGCAGGCGCGTGACCACGGTCTGCAGTCCAGCGGCCACACCGGCGTGGGCGAGAACGGCCGCGGCCGTATGGAAAACCACGTTCGTTGGGACAGCCCGAGCATGGGCGGCTTCCAAGCCATCGTCGACTACAGCTTCGACTCCAACGATGTCGATGCCGACGACGGCGACGACACCTACGCCCTGACCGGCCTGTACAACAACGGCCCGATCCTGGCCTATGCCTCCTACATCACCAACGACCATGGCAACGAAGACAGTGCCTGGAAGGTGGGCGGTTCCTACGCCATGGGCAGCTTCAAGGTCTTCGGTCAGTACGAAGGCGACGACGGTCTGCTGTCCAACCCGGAAGTCAAGCCGAACAACATCGACGGCGCCGACGTCTGGCACCTGGGCGGCACCTTCACCATGGGCAACAACATGCTGTACGCTGCTTACGGTCAGGGCGACGACGACAGCACCGCTGTCGACACCGGCTATGACAGCTGGACCCTGGCTGCCACCCACAGCATGAGCAAGCGCACCATGGTCTATGTTGGCTACAACAACATCGACGCCGATGCCGGTGGTGAGCAGGACAAGTTCTCGCTGGGTGTGAAGCACAAGTTCTAA
- a CDS encoding OmpW/AlkL family protein, with product MSRTIKTTALTAALAMALGAGTANALEQGDILVRGGLGYIEPTGESDPTGLGLNVEADSGASFAFTLTYMMTDHFGIELLGAAPFEHDVNVAENGIKVGSTKHLPPTLTAQYYFQPSAKIRPYVGIGVNYTTFFDEDLESGVLPNSNLDLDDSFGLALQAGVDIDLNDRWFVNGSVWYMNIDTDASISGATNSNFEVAIDPMVLFAGIGYRF from the coding sequence ATGTCCAGGACGATCAAGACAACGGCACTGACCGCGGCGCTGGCCATGGCGCTGGGTGCGGGTACGGCAAATGCGCTGGAGCAGGGCGATATCCTGGTCCGCGGCGGCCTCGGCTACATCGAACCGACCGGTGAAAGCGATCCGACCGGTCTGGGGCTGAATGTCGAGGCGGACTCGGGCGCCAGTTTCGCCTTCACGCTGACCTACATGATGACCGACCATTTCGGTATCGAACTGCTGGGTGCAGCCCCGTTCGAGCATGACGTCAATGTCGCTGAGAACGGCATCAAGGTCGGTTCGACCAAGCATCTGCCGCCGACGTTGACTGCGCAGTACTATTTCCAGCCCAGCGCTAAGATCCGGCCCTATGTCGGCATCGGCGTCAACTACACCACCTTCTTCGACGAGGATCTGGAATCAGGCGTGCTGCCCAACAGCAACCTGGATCTGGACGATTCCTTCGGTCTGGCGCTGCAGGCGGGCGTGGATATCGACCTCAACGATCGCTGGTTCGTGAACGGCTCGGTCTGGTATATGAATATCGACACCGACGCCAGCATCAGCGGTGCCACGAATTCCAACTTCGAGGTCGCCATCGACCCGATGGTGTTGTTTGCAGGCATCGGCTACCGTTTCTGA